From the genome of Xylocopa sonorina isolate GNS202 unplaced genomic scaffold, iyXylSono1_principal scaffold0162, whole genome shotgun sequence:
actcgtaacacggcactattaatgcaccgcgatatagcacacgggctacatggCCATGGCAATtacactattagctcaccatagctacacgcgtggtagtggcgtagactGACATTTACGAATGGGGatgctgtttctataaaaattataaacgaatatgaaaaatgaccaaactaagcaagttatttattttgattccaaaatagatacaccggcacgaaacaaagatacaagaactcgattttattattttctataaactagctcgatacggcgatttttcccATAAAGtctttaattactttatcataaaaatatataaatttattttatatatatattttttaattcatcgttacaaattcatgcagttgagggttatattcaatacgatgacagcatgttgtttaagaaattacacaaggcgaagttagggacgcaacagcatgaatttttattttataagtaatactagCTGTACCAGTTCACACGTTGCTGTCTCTGAACGAAAAGGCAGTTTTAATACctcaaatataatttattaatgatCAAATGTATACAATAcatcaaaatgaaaattaacaaTAAAATTACACCTACATATATGTCATTTGAATATAACACAtgtacaaaacatagatatacaTAGTTGATGGTAGAATAAACATGCTTCTTCACTTGTGATATTAAACAATATTGCAAACGAATTTCAATTGAACAATAATAtaagtaattattaaatatcatcATGAAATGAATGATATTTGATGATTGATGGTGAACTTTATCTTAGTAGTGCTTGTAAATATACaacattatttgttttcctatcTGGTGcaagaataaataaatttgaaGGTTTTCCAACTCGAGAACACCCAACGTACAGCTGTCCATATGAGAAGCATGGATTTACCAAATTTAATCCACATACTTGCAATGATTGTTCCTGTGTTTTGTTAATGGTCATTGCAAAGACTAGTCGTACCGGAAACTGTAGACGTTTGAATTCAAATGAAGTATTCGTTGGTATTATGGGATTGCGTGGTAGTAGCACATGTTCCCCTTGATGTTTTCCCTTTAAAATGGTTGCCtcaattatgttatttattaatttttttactgATAGCCTAGTCCCATTGCATAGTTGCGATGGATTTATATTTCGTAGAAGGATGATTGGGGGACCAATTTCCAAAGATAAAATATGTGGTGGCATTCCTTGTAGATCCaatgaattaaaaaattctgTTGGATAATTAACTGATTCATCGTGATTGACAACAGTATCTATGGATTTATATGTTGTTTCTTCATCAGGTATTTTAATTTGAATTGTGCAGTTTATTAAATTCACATCAATGTTTTTAGCTGCCAATATAGCACGCTCACTAATCCGTTGGTTATTTTTATAATTCTGCGATAAATTTGAAAAAGCTTTGGCAATCAATTCATCAGTGGATTTTACAATGTGACAAAAGTTTTCTGGTAATGTAATACAGTGTGTGGATtgatctatttccattttaccatTCCCAATATCTAATAATTGTTTTGCAAATGGTTCAGAAGATTCATCTTGTTGTAATTGAACACGCATATTGGTCTTTAAAGATATTTTCTCCACATACCGCCATAAAACTGATGATTTGAGACATGCATTCAATTCATCTGCAGGTACTGAACGTGGTATAACTGGTAAAGTTTGTCGAAAATCATTAGCTAGCAAAATGAATGCACCACCAAAGAGCTGCTTATTTCCTCTCAAATCTTTTAATGTACGTTTCAATGATTTCTTGTGTGCCATGGTGCTTTCATCCCATATTATTAAGCTGACGTGATCTTAGTACTTTTCCCATCCCAGAATATTTGCTAATATTACATGTTGGAATTTCAGTTACCTGCATATTTAATGGCATTTTCAATGCTGAATGTGCTGTTCGATCACCGTCCAAAAGAGTTGCTGCAATAACAAATGATGCAATAGCAAGTGCAATATTATTTTATGATCTTATTCTTGccagaataattaaaataagaaaAGTTTTGCCAGTGCCATCAGGTGCATCTAAGAAATATAAACCACAACTTTTGTTATATATTGCATTTATAATTGTGTCATATGCTGTTCGTTGTTCTAATACCAATTTCGGCAGATTAATTCAAACAAATGTTTGTAATTCATTAACATTGAAGTGCGTTTCTCGTTGTACATCACGATCGAAAATGTCATTACCAGATCTATTTAGAGTAATCATTCCCAATTCTGTCAGTGACTAGTTGACTATTGTCAAACATACATCCTCAATTAAAATCAATACCTCATTGTATATATTTGATGTACATTGAATGTTGGGATTAGCATTTAATCTACGCATGCGATGTAAAATGTCTTCGCTCATATAGTCTTTATATTTTTTCCAAAGATCCTTTGGATTAGCAGGAAAACATGTAGTTAgtatgatgtgtacgtatctgcTGTGGTTGAGctgtattagaagcattagcgaGTGAAATATCCCAATGAGCATCGTTTTCCAAGAGATTTCATTTCTGGCAAGCTTCACGACATGTAGCACATACATGGCCATTGACCGTTTTTAATTCTTAGAAAGATATTGATCCACAAACATTGATTAATAATAATCATAGGTAAAATCATTCTGCGTTATTTGGATGTACAGTGTGCAGACGACCCAATGCATTTGTGGAATATAAATTAGGTGTCCTTGTACTGTTTTACCCTTTTTACGACGCTGAAATTTTCTTgttgatgtat
Proteins encoded in this window:
- the LOC143432408 gene encoding uncharacterized protein LOC143432408, encoding MAHKKSLKRTLKDLRGNKQLFGGAFILLANDFRQTLPVIPRSVPADELNACLKSSVLWRYVEKISLKTNMRVQLQQDESSEPFAKQLLDIGNGKMEIDQSTHCITLPENFCHIVKSTDELIAKAFSNLSQNYKNNQRISERAILAAKNIDVNLINCTIQIKIPDEETTYKSIDTVVNHDESVNYPTEFFNSLDLQGMPPHILSLEIGPPIILLRNINPSQLCNGTRLSVKKLINNIIEATILKGKHQGEHVLLPRNPIIPTNTSFEFKRLQFPVRLVFAMTINKTQEQSLQVCGLNLVNPCFSYGQLYVGCSRVGKPSNLFILAPDRKTNNVVYLQALLR